A genomic segment from Tachypleus tridentatus isolate NWPU-2018 unplaced genomic scaffold, ASM421037v1 Hic_cluster_2, whole genome shotgun sequence encodes:
- the LOC143243283 gene encoding sodium- and chloride-dependent GABA transporter 1-like, with protein sequence MYLVTQLTLLLLILRRTLQITSGLHDLGGENVELSLCLLLAWFVVYFVIWKGLLRSGKIIEVSAVTPYAILIVLFIRGVTLEGAGDGLLFYISPQFDKLLDPKVWVTAETQVFFTFGVGFGSVVTLGSYNKFSHNFFRDGYILCLINPATSIFAGSVVFSVLRHMAYLKGNGTEVADVVKSGPGLAFITYSEVVSQLHNSPLWATVFFFMLVVLGINSQVSR encoded by the exons ATGTACCTTGTGACCCAGTTAaccttgttattgttaatttt GCGTCGAACATTACAGATTACTTCGGGATTACATGACTTGGGAGGTGAGAACGtggaactgagtttgtgtttgttacttGCCTGGTTTGTGGTTTATTTCGTCATCTGGAAAGGTCTACTGAGAAGTGGCAAG ATTATTGAGGTGTCAGCAGTCACTCCATACGCCATTCTAATCGTTCTTTTTATTCGTGGAGTGACGTTAGAGGGCGCTGGAGAtggactacttttttacattAGTCCACAATTTGACAAACTTTTGGATCCCAAG gtCTGGGTGACAGCAGAAACGCAAGTGTTTTTCACCTTTGGTGTTGGTTTCGGTTCCGTCGTAACTCTTGGAAGTTACAACAAGTTTAGCCACAACTTCTTCCG AGACGGATATATTCTTTGTCTTATTAACCCTGCTACCAGTATATTTGCTGGTAGTGTTGTATTTTCCGTCCTCAGACACATGGCCTACTTGAAAGGTAACGGGACTGAAGTTGCTGACGTTGTAAAGTCCG GTCCAGGGTTGGCATTCATCACCTACTCTGAAGTTGTTTCACAGTTGCATAATTCACCTCTATGGGCAACTGTATTCTTCTTCATGCTGGTAGTCCTGGGCATAAACAGTCAGGTGAGCAGATAA